From Chryseobacterium gallinarum, one genomic window encodes:
- a CDS encoding DUF6146 family protein: MKNFILFLFMLFIPFSCFSQNSPKSDKEQSEMKPSKNEDGEWDLIVIDTQFDYFLNAIAKPVSQYSEAYLKTKNSFLVNEWNGYYNSGKYRNIIESRIDYDPQENYGIKFEYKLYQVFAYVNWKYGLKMKGLSGSDAIR; the protein is encoded by the coding sequence ATGAAAAATTTTATTTTATTTTTATTCATGCTGTTTATTCCTTTCAGCTGTTTTTCTCAGAACAGCCCAAAGAGTGATAAAGAACAATCCGAAATGAAACCTTCAAAAAATGAAGACGGAGAATGGGACCTTATTGTGATCGACACCCAATTTGATTATTTTTTAAACGCTATCGCTAAACCTGTCAGCCAATATTCCGAGGCTTATCTGAAAACAAAAAACTCCTTCCTGGTCAATGAATGGAATGGGTATTACAACTCCGGAAAATACAGAAATATTATAGAATCAAGGATAGACTATGATCCCCAGGAAAACTACGGGATAAAATTTGAATACAAACTGTATCAGGTTTTTGCTTATGTAAACTGGAAATACGGCTTAAAAATGAAAGGCTTATCAGGAAGTGATGCGATACGATGA
- a CDS encoding endonuclease/exonuclease/phosphatase family protein: MKKYVIMAALFCFGSAFSQQKQVKRAAIGFLNVENLWDTIPSADYIDGTLPRSNPKFHRSVPLDSLKFLETTEDYKGEWSDELLIGKKVIRKQILADDFTANSPKRWGTKYYNQKLANEAKVISEMGRQYTNDTPAICGLIEVENRQVIEDLIKQPALARSNYGIVHFNSYDARGIDVAIIYQKGRFSVLDSYKKEIKIFDETGKREYTRDIVVAIGLLDGEKVGIFMNHWPSRRGGEAISLSKRNTAATVLKNEMDKVAAENPGIKLFSMGDYNDDPVSPSLKKYLGAVGDPGELSDKTPYYNLMYKLYKAGVASLAYRDAPNLFDQIIVSRNLYSTEKITPTYTIYKAEIYAPPYLVNKEGQWKGYPLRSWDGDRFTGGYSDHFPAVSVVQKEYIKK, translated from the coding sequence ATGAAAAAATATGTAATCATGGCTGCCTTATTTTGCTTCGGTTCTGCTTTCTCACAGCAGAAACAGGTAAAGAGGGCTGCTATCGGGTTTCTGAACGTTGAAAACCTTTGGGACACCATCCCTTCTGCAGATTATATTGATGGTACTCTTCCCAGGTCCAATCCTAAATTTCACAGGAGCGTTCCGTTAGATTCTTTAAAGTTTCTGGAAACTACAGAAGACTACAAAGGGGAATGGAGTGATGAGCTGCTGATAGGAAAAAAAGTAATCAGAAAGCAGATCCTGGCTGATGATTTTACCGCCAACAGCCCTAAAAGATGGGGTACAAAATACTATAATCAAAAATTAGCCAATGAAGCTAAGGTAATTTCAGAAATGGGAAGGCAATATACCAATGACACCCCTGCCATCTGTGGATTGATCGAGGTTGAAAACAGACAGGTTATTGAAGATCTTATTAAGCAACCTGCCCTGGCCAGAAGCAATTATGGAATCGTACACTTCAATTCTTATGATGCCAGAGGAATTGATGTGGCTATTATTTATCAAAAGGGAAGATTTTCCGTTTTAGATTCTTATAAAAAGGAAATCAAGATCTTTGACGAGACCGGAAAAAGGGAATATACCCGGGATATTGTCGTTGCCATAGGATTATTAGACGGAGAAAAAGTAGGAATATTTATGAACCACTGGCCATCCAGAAGAGGCGGAGAAGCTATTTCCCTTTCCAAAAGAAATACAGCAGCTACTGTGTTGAAAAATGAAATGGATAAAGTAGCAGCAGAAAACCCGGGAATTAAATTATTCTCAATGGGAGATTATAATGACGATCCGGTAAGCCCAAGTTTAAAAAAATACCTGGGTGCTGTAGGGGATCCTGGTGAATTGTCTGATAAAACACCTTATTATAACCTTATGTACAAATTGTATAAGGCAGGTGTTGCTTCCCTTGCCTATAGGGATGCTCCCAACCTGTTTGATCAGATTATCGTTTCACGAAACCTTTATTCAACTGAAAAAATCACGCCTACCTATACCATTTATAAAGCCGAGATCTATGCTCCTCCTTATCTGGTAAACAAGGAAGGACAGTGGAAGGGATATCCGTTACGTTCATGGGATGGAGACCGGTTCACAGGAGGATACAGCGACCACTTTCCGGCGGTTTCTGTAGTTCAGAAAGAATATATTAAAAAATAA
- a CDS encoding TonB-dependent receptor, producing the protein MIKKLSLISLFTLMPASYYFAQTTVYAYVKDQDGKPLEKAEVDLAQSGDDTTADKIGYFQFVDLKPGHYLITVTKPNFDSKILEFDVTADEKRKDLGVITLNYTLGSDAGVIVIDDAASDAEDGGSSMQPTVGLLSSGRDAFQNVSAFELGAYWFRPRGVDNRFEDVVFNGVSMSKNDDGRIDFNNWGGLNDVTRYPYENVDNITPSEYTFGNLGGVVYYNTRASSYRKQTSLAYSFTNRSYLHRAMATYSSGLTKNGWAVTVSGSRRWGDRAILDGVYQDAYAYFASIEKKFSDRHSINLTAFGSPTYRASNAPNTQEVYDIMGKNYNSYWGWQDGEKRNSRIRNVFEPMFILTDYLKIGKNSNWINTVSYQFGSDARSRLDWFHASDPNPTYYRKLPSFGLLNADEFRQQSQIDWNYLYNTNRLNLTNSDGTARGAVYTVVEDVNKDKTFNFSSHFDTRLKDNWKLNINFNYQNLKSDNFRRIKDLLGAAFAYNLNAFNGDAKYDADNADVTVREGDRTQYSYELTRNHYSLNVSSEIDFNKWNVVASVFSSYSEAYREGNFRSGLARFRDNSKGKSAVYDALDAGIKGKITYKINGKNFIVYNGAFFSLAPTLNEIYINPRMVDYVTPGVTNQMINSNDLSYILRGQILKLRLSAYYTTIQNATEISRYYADVNDGTLGNSFSTLVNEAMSGVNKRYMGLELGFDVKVTPTLSAVGVASVGEYKYTNNPEVSTFDDLNGFRGTDVWGKANVKGYKVAGTPQKAFSFGLKYNSPKYWWVGASANYLMDQYLDFSALNKTPYMYTDPQTNDPFPGVTPELIELITKQKKFDNQFMLNANAGKSFQFGKYRMGVSVSVNNILNNRNYVTGGFEQGRNVNFSDALADAQRATPYFGPKLWYDRGITFFTNVYLRF; encoded by the coding sequence ATGATTAAAAAACTATCCCTAATCTCTTTGTTTACGTTAATGCCTGCTTCTTATTATTTTGCACAAACTACTGTTTATGCGTATGTTAAAGACCAGGACGGTAAGCCATTGGAGAAAGCAGAAGTAGATCTGGCACAATCCGGCGACGACACAACCGCGGATAAAATTGGATACTTCCAGTTTGTGGATTTAAAACCTGGACACTATCTTATTACAGTAACAAAACCAAATTTTGATTCTAAAATCTTAGAGTTTGATGTGACTGCCGATGAGAAGAGAAAAGATTTAGGTGTGATTACACTTAACTATACTTTGGGATCAGACGCAGGAGTTATAGTCATTGACGACGCTGCGAGTGATGCTGAAGATGGAGGCTCATCCATGCAGCCTACTGTGGGACTTTTAAGCTCAGGGAGAGATGCTTTCCAAAATGTTTCTGCTTTTGAATTGGGAGCCTATTGGTTCAGACCCAGAGGTGTAGACAATAGATTTGAGGATGTGGTGTTCAATGGAGTATCTATGTCTAAAAATGATGACGGAAGAATAGATTTCAACAACTGGGGTGGTTTGAATGATGTGACCAGATATCCTTATGAAAATGTAGACAATATTACGCCTTCAGAATATACTTTTGGTAACCTAGGGGGAGTGGTTTATTATAATACAAGGGCTTCCAGCTATAGAAAACAAACCTCATTAGCCTACTCGTTTACCAACAGAAGCTACCTGCACAGAGCAATGGCTACCTATTCATCAGGTCTTACTAAAAATGGCTGGGCAGTGACGGTTTCAGGAAGCAGAAGATGGGGAGACAGAGCGATTCTGGATGGAGTTTATCAGGATGCATATGCTTATTTTGCGTCCATTGAAAAGAAATTCAGTGACAGGCACTCTATCAATTTAACGGCTTTCGGATCTCCTACATACAGGGCTTCTAACGCTCCTAATACCCAGGAAGTGTATGACATCATGGGTAAAAACTACAATTCATATTGGGGATGGCAGGATGGAGAGAAGAGAAATTCAAGAATCAGAAATGTTTTTGAGCCTATGTTCATCTTAACGGACTATTTGAAAATAGGAAAAAACTCCAACTGGATCAACACCGTTTCTTATCAGTTTGGTAGCGACGCAAGGAGCAGGTTAGACTGGTTCCATGCTTCTGATCCGAACCCGACCTATTATAGAAAATTGCCAAGCTTCGGACTTCTTAATGCTGATGAATTCAGACAACAGTCACAGATCGACTGGAATTATCTGTATAACACAAACCGGCTCAATCTTACCAACTCGGATGGTACTGCCAGAGGAGCTGTTTATACTGTTGTAGAAGATGTAAATAAAGATAAAACATTCAACTTCTCCTCTCACTTTGACACAAGACTGAAGGATAACTGGAAATTGAATATCAACTTTAATTATCAGAACCTAAAATCTGATAACTTTAGAAGAATCAAAGACTTGTTAGGAGCTGCCTTTGCTTATAACCTTAATGCATTTAACGGTGATGCCAAATATGACGCAGATAATGCAGACGTAACAGTAAGGGAAGGGGACAGAACTCAATATTCTTACGAACTGACAAGAAATCACTATTCATTAAATGTTTCATCTGAAATAGACTTCAATAAGTGGAATGTAGTAGCTTCTGTTTTCTCTTCTTATTCGGAAGCTTACAGAGAAGGAAATTTCAGAAGTGGTCTTGCGAGATTCAGAGATAACTCCAAAGGTAAGAGTGCGGTATATGATGCTTTAGATGCTGGAATCAAGGGCAAAATTACTTATAAGATCAACGGTAAGAACTTCATTGTATATAACGGAGCGTTCTTTAGCTTAGCCCCTACATTGAATGAAATTTATATCAATCCAAGAATGGTTGATTATGTAACACCGGGGGTTACTAATCAGATGATCAATTCTAATGATTTAAGCTATATCCTGAGAGGGCAAATACTGAAATTAAGATTATCAGCTTATTATACTACTATTCAAAATGCTACTGAAATTTCAAGATACTATGCTGATGTAAATGACGGAACATTAGGAAATTCTTTCAGTACGTTGGTAAACGAAGCAATGAGCGGTGTTAATAAAAGATACATGGGACTCGAACTAGGATTCGATGTTAAAGTAACACCTACCTTAAGTGCTGTAGGGGTAGCAAGTGTCGGTGAATATAAATATACCAATAACCCTGAAGTTTCTACCTTTGATGACCTTAACGGGTTCAGGGGAACTGATGTTTGGGGGAAAGCTAATGTTAAAGGCTATAAAGTAGCAGGAACACCACAAAAAGCATTCTCTTTCGGATTAAAATATAACTCTCCGAAATATTGGTGGGTAGGGGCTTCTGCCAACTACTTAATGGATCAATACCTTGATTTTTCAGCATTGAACAAAACTCCTTACATGTATACGGATCCACAAACCAACGATCCTTTCCCTGGAGTAACTCCCGAACTGATAGAACTTATTACCAAGCAAAAGAAATTTGATAATCAGTTTATGCTGAATGCCAATGCCGGTAAGTCTTTCCAATTTGGAAAATACAGAATGGGAGTCAGCGTATCTGTAAATAATATTCTGAATAACAGAAACTATGTTACCGGAGGATTTGAACAAGGACGAAATGTAAACTTTAGTGATGCGCTTGCTGATGCCCAGAGAGCAACCCCTTATTTTGGGCCAAAACTGTGGTATGACAGAGGAATCACTTTCTTTACTAATGTTTATTTAAGATTCTAA